In Oncorhynchus tshawytscha isolate Ot180627B linkage group LG23, Otsh_v2.0, whole genome shotgun sequence, the following proteins share a genomic window:
- the LOC112246076 gene encoding complement C3, with product MEREGTITHRESAVEMWVGNLLCLAALAVALSLPTLSDGAALLVLSAPNLLRVGSNENIFVESQDHAGGPLNVKIMVKNHPTQSKELASKSVVLDQANNFQALTQLVIPEGDHFVDDPKQKQYVVLQAQFPDRLLEKVVLVSFQSGYIFIQTDKTIYTPASTVHYRVFSMTPGLEPLTREIFEDQEVAKNKEIAVSVEIMTPENITIFREIVNPDKGVKSGQFKLPDIVSFGTWHVVTRFQSTPQKTFSSEFEVKEYVLPSFEVSLTPAKAFFYVDDNDLTVDITARYLYGKEVTGTGYVVFGVITTDNEKKSFPASLQRVEIKDGKGVACLKKEHITQTFPKIHDLVKQSIFISVSVLTEGGGEMVEAEKRGIQIVTSPYTILFKRTPKYFKPGMPFDVSVYITNPDNSPAIGVEVEVTPDNAKGVTRANGFAKIPLNTVASATELVITVKTKDPAILHNRQAEATMKALPYRTSTKNFLHVGVDSNELKIGDPIKIDLNLGPTPIQNHDLTYMFLSRGQLVKVGRFKRQGNALVTLSVPVSKELLPSFRIVAYYHVGAADLVADSVWVDIKVSCMGSLKVTSTRPKASYEPRMAFSLTITGDPGAKVGLVAVDKGVYVLNSKHRLTQAKIWDTIEKHDTGCTAGGGADNMGVFYDAGLVFETNTAKGTGIRTDPSCPVSSRRRRAVTISDVITSMASKYNGLAKECCVDGMKDNTMGYTCDRRAQYITDGDVCVQAFLVCCTEMASKKIESKQDALLLSRSEEDDDDAYMRSEDIVSRSQFPESWMWEDTNLPECPAQNKHCESTFVIRNNFLKDSITTWQITAISLSKTHGICVADPFEMIVLKEFFIDLKLPYSAVRNEQLEVKAILHNYSEDPIIVRVELMENGEVCSSASKKGKYRQEVNMDPMSTRVVPYVIIPMKLGLHSIEVKASVKNSGSNDGVKRDLRVVAEGVLVKKETNVLLNPGKHGGEQTSHIPSGVPRNQVPNSDADTLISVTAGEQTSVLVEQAISGDSLGSLIVQPIGCGEQNMIYMTLPVIATHYLDNTKKWEDIGLDKRNTAIKYINIGYQRQLAYRKEDGSYAAWVKRQSSTWLTAYVVKVFAMSSSLISVQENVLCTAVKWLILNTQQPDGIFNEFAPVIHAKMTGNVRGSDNDASMTAFVLIAMQEASSVCEQTVNSLPGSMAKAVAYLEKRLPHLTNPYAVAMSSYALANAGKPNKETLLKFASPQLDHWPVPGGYQYTLEATSYALLALVKVKAFEEAGPIVRWLNKQKKVGGGYGSTQSTIMVFQAVAEYWSHVKDLKDFDLNINLEVAGRASATKWSINNKNQFHTRTDKVNSIDKDLTVKASGNGEATLSVVTLYYALPEEKDSDCESFDLSVTLTKMDKTSHEDAKESFMLTIEVLYKNSERDATMSILDIGLLTGFIVDTDDLNQLSKGRERYIEKFEMDKVLSERGSLILYLDKVSHKLEDRISFKIHRVQEVGVLQPAAVSVYEYYNQKRCVKFYHPQREGGTLSRLCLGDVCTCAEESCSMQKKGEPDVQRIDKACAAGLDYVYKATVVDSKLTTHTDTYTVKIDLVIKPGTDEGVEGKNRDFMGLAYCREALGLMQGKTYMIMGKSEDLHRVEDKGLLQYKYVLGEQTWIEYWPSQQECTSRDYREVCLGIDEFINQITTFGCPV from the coding sequence atggagagggaaggcACTATTACACACCGAGAATCAGCAGTGGAGATGTGGGTCGGCAACTTGCTGTGTCTGGCCGCTCTGGCTGTAGCCCTCtccttacctaccttatctgatGGAGCTGCACTACTAGTGTTGTCagctcctaacctgctgcgtgtGGGCAGTAATGAGAACATCTTTGTGGAATCTCAGGACCATGCAGGAGGTCCCCTGAATGTTAAGATCATGGTGAAGAACCACCCTACGCAGAGCAAAGAGCTAGCCTCTAAATCAGTTGTTCTGGATCAAGCAAACAACTTCCAGGCTCTGACACAACTGGTCATCCCAGAGGGGGACCACTTTGTGGATGACCCCAAGCAGAAGCAGTATGTGGTCCTGCAGGCCCAGTTCCCTGACCGCCTCCTGGAGAAGGTTGTCCTGGTCTCCTTCCAGTCTGGATACATCTTCATCCAGACTGACAAGACCATTTACACTCCGGCCAGCACCGTCCACTACAGAGTGTTCTCTATGACTCCTGGCCTGGAGCCTCTGACCAGGGAGATATTTGAGGACCAGGAGGTTGCCAAGAACAAAGAGATCGCAGTCTCTGTGGAGATCATGACTCCTGAAAACATCACCATCTTCAGGGAGATCGTCAACCCAGACAAGGGAGTCAAATCTGGACAGTTCAAACTTCCTGACATCGTCAGTTTCGGGACATGGCATGTAGTCACGAGGTTCCAGAGCACACCTCAAAAGACCTTCTCATCTGAATTTGAGGTCAAGGAGTATGTTCTGCCCAGCTTCGAGGTTAGTCTGACCCCAGCTAAAGCCTTCTTCTACGTCGATGACAATGACCTGACTGTTGACATCACTGCCAGGTATCTATACGGTAAGGAAGTGACAGGGACAGGCTATGTGGTGTTTGGTGTCATCACAACAGATAACGAGAAAAAGAGTTTCCCTGCCTCTCTGCAGAGAGTAGAGATCAAAGACGGTAAAGGAGTGGCTTGTCTGAAAAAGGAACACATCACACAGACTTTCCCCAAAATCCATGATCTGGTCAAACAGTCCATCTTCATATCAGTCAGCGTGTTAACAGAGGGTGGGGGTGAAATGgtagaggcagagaagagagggatccaGATTGTCACTTCGCCATACACCATCCTCTTCAAGAGAACGCCCAAATACTTCAAACCTGGCATGCCCTTTGACGTCTCTGTTTACATTACGAATCCCGACAACTCTCCAGCCATTGGAGTGGAGGTTGAGGTGACTCCAGATAATGCTAAAGGGGTGACCAGGGCCAATGGTTTTGCAAAAATACCACTTAACACTGTGGCATCAGCCACAGAGCTGGTAATCACTGTGAAGACCAAGGACCCGGCGATCCTCCACAACAGACAGGCGGAGGCCACCATGAAGGCTCTCCCCTACAGAACTTCCACCAAGAACTTTCTCCATGTCGGGGTTGACTCTAATGAGCTGAAGATAGGAGACCCCATTAAGATCGATCTGAACCTGGGACCCACCCCCATACAAAACCATGACCTTACATACATGTTCCTGAGTAGAGGTCAGCTGGTGAAAGTGGGCCGATTTAAAAGACAGGGCAACGCgctggtaacactgtcagtgCCTGTCTCCAAGGAGCTGCTTCCGTCGTTCCGCATCGTAGCGTACTACCATGTGGGAGCAGCTGACCTGGTGGCAGACTCTGTCTGGGTTGACATCAAGGTCTCCTGCATGGGCTCACTGAAAGTGACATCGACCAGGCCCAAGGCATCCTATGAGCCTCGTATGGCTTTCAGTCTGACCATCACTGGAGACCCGGGAGCTAAAGTAGGACTGGTGGCTGTAGACAAGGGAGTCTACGTTCTCAACAGCAAACACCGTCTCACACAGGCCAAGATCTGGGACACCATAGAGAAGCATGATACAGGCTGTACAGCTGGAGGGGGAGCAGACAATATGGGGGTGTTCTACGATGCTGGTCTGGTATTTGAGACCAACACTGCTAAAGGGACTGGGATCAGAACAGACCCAAGCTGTCCTGTTAGTTCTAGGCGGAGACGAGCAGTGACCATCAGTGACGTCATCACTAGTATGGCCAGTAAGTACAATGGTCTGGCCAAGGAGTGTTGTGTGGACGGGATGAAGGACAACACCATGGGATATACCTGTGACAGacgggcccagtacatcacagatGGGGACGTCTGCGTCCAAGCCTTCCTTGTCTGCTGCACTGAGATGGCCTCCAAGAAGATAGAATCCAAACAGGATGCACTGCTGCTCTCACGCagtgaggaggatgatgatgatgcgtACATGCGGTCTGAAGACATTGTATCTCGTAGTCAGTTCCCTGAAAGCTGGATGTGGGAGGACACCAATCTTCCTGAATGCCCTGCCCAAAACAAGCACTGTGAGTCCACATTTGTAATAAGGAACAACTTCTTAAAGGATTCCATCACCACCTGGCAAATAACAGCCATCAGCCTGTCTAAAACTCATGGCATCTGTGTGGCAGATCCGTTTGAGATGATAGTTCTAAAGGAGTTCTTCATCGACCTCAAGCTGCCCTACTCAGCCGTCCGCAATGAACAGCTGGAGGTCAAAGCAATCCTCCACAACTACAGCGAAGACCCCATCATTGTGCGTGTGGAGCTGATGGAGAACGGTGAGGTGTGCAGCTCGGCAAGCAAGAAGGGTAAGTACAGGCAGGAAGTGAACATGGACCCCATGTCCACCCGGGTTGTCCCCTATGTCATCATCCCTATGAAGCTGGGCTTGCACTCCATTGAGGTCAAGGCATCTGTGAAAAACTCTGGCAGCAATGACGGGGTGAAGAGGGATCTGCGCGTTGTGGCTGAGGGAGTGCTGGTCAAGAAGGAAACCAACGTACTCCTGAACCCAGGTAAACATGGGGGTGAGCAGACGTCACACATACCCAGTGGAGTGCCCCGAAACCAGGTGCCAAACTCTGATGCTGACACACTGATCAGTGTGACAGCTGGAGAGCAGACCAGTGTGCTGGTGGAGCAGGCCATCAGTGGAGACTCTCTGGGCAGTCTGATAGTTCAGCCAATCGGGTGTGGGGAACAGAACATGATCTACATGACCCTGCCTGTCATTGCTACACACTACTTGGACAACACCAAAAAGTGGGAGGATATTGGCCTGGACAAACGGAACACAGCCATCAAGTACATCAACATTGGTTACCAACGTCAGCTGGCCTATCGTAAAGAAGATGGCTCCTACGCTGCCTGGGTCAAAAGACAGAGCAGCACCTGGCTGACAGCATACGTGGTGAAGGTGTTTGCTATGTCCAGTTCATTAATCAGTGTTCAGGAAAATGTGCTCTGTACTGCTGTCAAGTGGCTGATCCTGAACACACAACAGCCAGATGGCATCTTCAATGAGTTTGCTCCTGTCATTCATGCAAAGATGACGGGTAACGTGAGGGGATCAGACAATGACGCCTCCATGACAGCTTTTGTTCTCATCGCCATGCAGGAAGCAAGCTCAGTGTGTGAGCAGACTGTCAACAGCCTACCAGGCAGTATGGCTAAGGCAGTAGCGTACCTCGAGAAGCGTCTGCCCCACCTGACTAACCCTTATGCTGTAGCTATGTCCTCCTATGCTCTGGCCAATGCAGGGAAACCTAACAAGGAGACCCTACTGAAGTTCGCCTCTCCACAGCTGGACCACTGGCCAGTCCCTGGTGGTTACCAGTACACGCTGGAGGCCACGTCGTACGCCCTGCTTGCGCTGGTCAAGGTGAAGGCCTTCGAAGAGGCCGGCCCCATAGTCAGGTGGCTCAACAAGCAGAAGAAGGTGGGAGGGGGATACGGATCCACACAGTCCACCATCATGGTGTTCCAGGCTGTGGCTGAGTATTGGAGCCACGTGAAGGACCTGAAAGACTTTGACTTGAACATCAACCTAGAGGTGGCCGGCAGGGCATCAGCCACCAAGTGGTCCATCAACAACAAGAACCAGTTCCACACTCGTACAGACAAGGTCAACTCCATAGACAAGGACTTGACTGTAAAAGCCTCCGGAAATGGTGAGGCGACCTTGTCGGTGGTGACATTGTACTATGCCCTGCCAGAGGAAAAGGACAGTGACTGTGAAAGCTTTGACCTCTCTGTCACCCTCACTAAGATGGACAAAACAAGTCACGAGGATGCCAAGGAGTCATTTATGCTGACTATTGAGGTGTTGTATAAGAACTCAGAGAGAGATGCGACCATGTCTATTCTGGACATCGGCTTGCTGACCGGCTTCATTGTGGACACAGACGATCTGAATCAGTTGTCCAAGGGTAGGGAGCGCTACATAGAGAAGTTTGAGATGGACAAAGTTCTGTCTGAAAGAGGATCTCTCATCCTATATCTGGACAAGGTGTCTCATAAGTTAGAAGACAGAATATCCTTTAAGATCCACAGAGTGCAGGAAGTGGGAGTTCTTCAGCCAGCTGCCGTCTCTGTATATGAATACTACAACCAGAAGCGCTGTGTGAAGTTCTACCACCCACAGAGGGAGGGTGGTACTCTGAGCAGACTGTGTCTTGGAGACGTGTGCACGTGTGCGGAAGAGAGCTGCAGTATGCAGAAGAAAGGTGAGCCAGATGTCCAACGCATAGACAAAGCTTGCGCCGCGGGACTGGATTACGTTTACAAAGCCACGGTGGTGGACTCGAAgctgaccacacacacagatacttaCACCGTGAAGATCGATTTGGTCATCAAGCCAGGTACTGACgagggagtggaggggaagaATCGTGACTTCATGGGACTGGCTTACTGTAGAGAAGCTCTGGGTCTAATGCAGGGGAAAACATACATGATTATGGGGAAGTCTGAAGACCTGCACAGAGTGGAGGATAAAGGACTGTTGCAGTACAAGTATGTCTTAGGTGAACAGACATGGATAGAGTACTGGCCCTCACAACAAGAGTGCACATCCAGAGACTACAGAGAAGTCTGTCTGGGCATTGATGAGTTCATCAACCAGATCACAACCTTCGGCTGCCCTGTTTAG
- the LOC112246089 gene encoding complement C3-like, which produces MWVGNLLCLAALTVALSLPTLSDGAALLVLSAPNLLRVGSNENIFVESQDHAGGPLNVKIMVKNHPTQSKELASKSVVLDQANNFQAMTQLVIPEEDFFFDDSKQKQYVVLQAKFPDCLLEKVVLVSFQSGYIFIQTDRTIYTPASTVYYRVFSMTPGLEPLTREIFEDKFVANNKGIAISVEIMTPENITIYREIITPDKGVKSGQFHLPAIVSFGTWHVVTRFKSTPQKTFSSDFEVKEYVLPSFEVSLTPAKAFFYVDDKDLTVDITARYLYGKEVTGTGYVVFGVITTESEKKSFPASLQRVEIKDGKGVACLKKEHITQTFHNIHDLVKQPIFVSVSVLTEGGGEMVEAEKRGIQIVTSPYTILFKRTPKYFKPGMPFDVSVYITNPDNSPAIGVEVEVTPDNAKGVTRANGFAKVTLNTVASARELAITVKTKDPAILHNRQAEATMKALPYRTSTSNFLHVGVDSNELKIGEPIKIELNLGSTPIQIHDITYMFLSRGQLVKVGRFKRQGNALVTLSVPVSKELLPSFRIVAYYHVGAADLVADSVWVDIKVSCMGSLKVTSTRPKAFYEPRKAFSLTITGDPGAKVGLVAVDKGVNVLNSKHRLTQTKIWDTIEKHATGCTAGGGADNMGVFYDAGLVFETNTANGTGIRTDPSCPVSSRRRRAVTISDVITSMASKYNGLAKECCVDGMRDNTMGYTCDRRAQYITDGDVCVQAFLVCCTEMASKKIESKQDALLLSRSEEDYDDAYMGSDEIVFRSQFPESWMWEDTNLPECPAQNKHCESTSVIRNIYLKDSITTWEITAISLSKIHGICVADPFEMIVLKEFFIDLKLPYSAVRNEQLEVKAILHNNSEDPITVCVELMENDEVCSSASKKGKYRQEVNVDAMSTRVVPYVIIPMKLGMYSIEVKASVKNSVSNDGVKRDLRVVAEGVLVKKETNVLLNPAKHGGEQTSHIPSEVPKNQVPNSDAYTLISVTGGEQTSVLVEQAISGDSLGSLIVQPVGSGEQNMIYMTLPVIATHYLDNTKKWEDIGLDRRNTAIKYINIGYQRELAYRKEDGSYAAWVSRQSSTWLTAYVVKVFAMSVTFIVVQENVLCTAVKWLILNTQQPDGIFNEFAPVIHAEMTGNVRGSDNDASMTAFVLIAMQEASSMCEQSVNSLQGSMAKAVAYLEKRLPHLTNPYAVAMISYALANAAKFNKETLLKFASPQLDHWPVPGGHEYTLEATSYALLALVKVKAFEEAGPIVRWLNKQKKVGGGYGSTQSTIMVFQAVAEYWSHVKDLKYFHLNINLEVAGRPSVTRWAINNKNQIHTRTNMVNSIDKDLTVKASGNGEATLSVVTLYYALPEEKDSDCESFDLSVTLTKMDKTSHEDAKESFTLTIDVLYRNSERDATLSILDIGLLTGFIVDTDDLKMLSMGRERYIEKFEMNKVLSEKGSLILYLDKVSHKLEDKISFKIHRVQEVGVLQPAAVSVYEYYNQKNCVKFYHPQREGGTLSRLSLGDVCTCVEESCSMQKKDEPDVNRSTTVVS; this is translated from the coding sequence ATGTGGGTCGGCAACTTGCTGTGTCTGGCCGCTCTGACTGTAGCCCTCtccttacctaccttatctgatGGAGCTGCACTACTAGTGTTGTCagctcctaacctgctgcgtgtGGGCAGTAATGAGAACATCTTTGTGGAGTCTCAGGACCATGCAGGAGGTCCCCTGAATGTTAAGATCATGGTGAAGAACCACCCTACGCAGAGCAAAGAGCTAGCCTCTAAATCAGTGGTTCTGGATCAAGCAAACAACTTCCAGGCTATGACACAACTGGTCATCCCAGAGGAGGACTTCTTTTTTGATGACTCCAAGCAGAAGCAGTATGTGGTCCTGCAGGCCAAGTTCCCTGACTGCCTCCTGGAGAAGGTTGTCTTGGTCTCCTTCCAGTCTGGATACATCTTCATCCAGACTGATAGGACCATTTACACTCCGGCCAGCACCGTCTACTACAGAGTGTTCTCTATGACTCCAGGCCTGGAGCCTCTAACCAGGGAGATATTTGAGGACAAGTTTGTCGCCAATAACAAAGGCATCGCAATCTCTGTGGAGATCATGACTCCTGAGAACATCACCATCTACAGGGAGATCATCACCCCAGACAAGGGAGTCAAATCTGGACAGTTCCATCTCCCTGCAATTGTCAGTTTCGGGACATGGCATGTAGTCACAAGGTTCAAGAGCACTCCTCAAAAGACCTTCTCATCTGACTTTGAGGTCAAGGAGTATGTTCTGCCCAGCTTCGAGGTTAGTCTGACCCCAGCTAAAGCCTTCTTCTACGTTGATGACAAAGACCTGACTGTTGACATCACTGCCAGGTATCTATACGGTAAGGAAGTGACAGGGACAGGCTATGTGGTGTTTGGTGTCATCACaacagagagcgagaaaaagagtTTCCCTGCCTCTCTTCAGAGAGTAGAGATCAAAGACGGTAAAGGAGTGGCTTGTCTGAAAAAGGAACATATCACACAGACTTTCCACAACATCCATGATCTGGTCAAACAGCCCATCTTCGTATCAGTCAGCGTGTTAACAGAGGGTGGGGGTGAAATGgtagaggcagagaagagagggatccaGATTGTCACTTCGCCATACACCATCCTCTTCAAGAGAACGCCCAAATACTTCAAACCTGGCATGCCCTTTGACGTCTCTGTTTACATTACAAATCCCGACAACTCTCCAGCCATTGGAGTGGAGGTTGAGGTGACTCCAGATAATGCTAAAGGGGTGACCAGGGCAAATGGTTTTGCCAAAGTTACACTTAACACTGTGGCATCTGCCAGAGAGCTGGCAATCACTGTGAAGACCAAGGACCCGGCGATCCTCCACAACAGACAGGCGGAGGCCACCATGAAGGCTCTCCCCTACAGAACTTCCACCAGCAACTTTCTCCATGTCGGGGTTGACTCTAATGAGCTGAAGATAGGAGAACCCATTAAGATCGAACTGAACCTGGGATCCACCCCCATACAAATCCATGACATTACATACATGTTCCTGAGTAGAGGTCAGCTGGTGAAAGTGGGCCGATTCAAAAGACAGGGCAACgcgctggtgacactgtcagtgccTGTCTCCAAGGAGCTGCTTCCGTCGTTCCGCATCGTAGCGTACTACCATGTGGGAGCAGCTGACCTGGTGGCAGACTCTGTCTGGGTTGACATCAAGGTCTCCTGCATGGGATCACTGAAAGTGACATCCACCAGGCCCAAGGCATTCTATGAGCCTCGTAAGGCTTTCAGTCTGACCATCACTGGAGACCCGGGAGCTAAAGTAGGACTGGTGGCTGTAGACAAGGGAGTCAACGTTCTCAACAGCAAACACCGTCTCACACAGACCAAGATCTGGGACACCATAGAGAAGCATGCTACAGGCTGTACAGCTGGAGGGGGAGCAGACAATATGGGGGTGTTCTACGATGCTGGTCTGGTATTTGAGACCAACACTGCTAACGGGACTGGGATCAGAACAGACCCAAGCTGTCCTGTTAGTTCTAGGCGGAGACGAGCAGTGACCATCAGTGACGTCATCACTAGTATGGCCAGTAAGTACAATGGTCTGGCCAAGGAGTGTTGTGTGGACGGGATGAGGGACAACACCATGGGATATACCTGTGACAGacgggcccagtacatcacagatGGGGACGTCTGCGTCCAAGCCTTCCTTGTCTGCTGCACTGAGATGGCCTCCAAGAAGATAGAATCCAAACAGGATGCACTGCTGCTCTCACGCAGTGAGGAGGATTATGATGATGCGTACATGGGGTCTGACGAAATTGTGTTTCGTAGTCAGTTCCCTGAAAGCTGGATGTGGGAGGACACCAATCTTCCTGAATGCCCTGCCCAAAACAAGCACTGTGAGTCCACATCTGTAATAAGGAACATCTACCTAAAGGATTCCATCACCACCTGGGAAATAACAGCCATCAGCCTGTCTAAAATTCATGGTATCTGTGTGGCAGATCCGTTTGAGATGATAGTTCTAAAGGAGTTTTTCATCGACCTCAAGCTGCCCTACTCAGCCGTCCGCAATGAACAGCTGGAGGTCAAAGCAATCCTCCACAACAACAGCGAAGAccccatcactgtgtgtgtggagCTAATGGAGAATGACGAGGTGTGCAGCTCGGCAAGCAAGAAGGGTAAGTACAGGCAGGAAGTGAACGTGGACGCCATGTCCACCCGGGTTGTCCCCTATGTCATCATCCCTATGAAACTGGGCATGTACTCCATTGAGGTCAAGGCATCTGTGAAAAACTCCGTCAGCAATGACGGGGTGAAGAGGGATCTGCGCGTTGTGGCTGAGGGAGTGCTGGTCAAGAAGGAAACCAACGTACTCCTGAACCCGGCTAAACATGGTGGTGAGCAGACGTCACACATACCCAGTGAAGTTCCAAAGAACCAGGTGCCAAACTCTGATGCTTACACACTGATCAGTGTGACAGGTGGAGAGCAGACCAGTGTGCTGGTGGAGCAAGCCATCAGTGGAGACTCTCTGGGCAGTCTGATAGTTCAGCCAGTCGGATCTGGGGAACAGAACATGATCTACATGACCCTGCCTGTCATTGCTACACACTACTTGGACAACACCAAAAAGTGGGAGGATATTGGCCTGGACAGACGGAACACAGCCATCAAGTACATCAACATTGGTTACCAACGTGAGCTGGCCTACCGTAAAGAAGATGGCTCCTATGCTGCCTGGGTCAGCAGACAGAGCAGCACCTGGCTGACAGCATACGTGGTGAAGGTGTTTGCCATGTCAGTTACATTTATTGTTGTTCAGGAAAACGTGCTCTGTACTGCTGTCAAGTGGCTGATCCTGAACACACAACAGCCAGATGGCATCTTCAATGAGTTTGCTCCTGTCATTCACGCAGAGATGACGGGTAACGTGAGGGGATCAGACAATGACGCCTCCATGACAGCTTTTGTTCTCATCGCCATGCAGGAAGCAAGCTCAATGTGTGAGCAGTCTGTCAACAGCCTACAAGGCAGTATGGCTAAGGCAGTAGCGTACCTTGAGAAGCGTCTGCCCCACCTGACTAACCCTTATGCTGTAGCTATGATCTCCTATGCTCTGGCCAATGCTGCAAAATTCAACAAGGAGACCCTTCTGAAGTTCGCCTCTCCACAACTAGACCACTGGCCGGTCCCTGGTGGTCACGAGTACACGCTGGAGGCCACGTCGTACGCCCTGCTTGCCCTGGTCAAGGTGAAGGCCTTCGAAGAGGCCGGCCCCATAGTCAGGTGGCTCAACAAGCAGAAGAAGGTGGGAGGGGGATACGGATCCACACAGTCCACCATCATGGTGTTCCAGGCTGTGGCTGAGTATTGGAGCCACGTGAAGGACCTGAAATACTTTCACTTGAACATCAACCTAGAGGTGGCCGGCAGACCATCAGTCACCAGGTGGGCCATTAACAACAAGAACCAGATCCACACTCGTACGAACATGGTCAACTCCATAGACAAGGACTTGACTGTAAAAGCCTCAGGAAATGGTGAGGCGACCTTGTCGGTGGTGACATTGTACTATGCCCTGCCAGAGGAAAAGGACAGTGACTGTGAAAGCTTTGACCTCTCTGTCACCCTCACAAAGATGGACAAAACAAGCCACGAGGATGCCAAGGAGTCATTTACGCTCACTATTGATGTGTTGTATCGTAATTCAGAGAGAGATGCAACCCTGTCTATTCTGGACATCGGCTTGCTGACCGGCTTCATTGTGGACACAGACGATCTGAAAATGTTGTCCATGGGGAGGGAGCGCTACATAGAGAAGTTTGAGATGAACAAAGTCCTGTCTGAAAAAGGATCTCTCATCCTATATCTGGACAAGGTGTCTCATAAGTTAGAAGACAAAATATCCTTTAAGATCCACAGAGTGCAGGAAGTGGGAGTTCTACAGCCAGCTGCCGTCTCTGTATATGAATACTACAACCAGAAGAACTGTGTGAAGTTCTACCACCCACAGAGGGAGGGTGGTACTCTGAGTAGACTGTCTCTTGGAGACGTGTGCACGTGTGTGGAAGAGAGCTGCAGTATGCAGAAGAAAGATGAGCCAGATGTCAACCGCAGCACTACGGTGGTGTCCTAG
- the LOC112246077 gene encoding complement C3-like, giving the protein MKALPYKTSTGNFLHVGVCSNELKIGDPNLINLNLGSTPIQIHDITYMFPSRGQLVKVGRFKRQGNALVTLSVAVSKEMLPSFRIVAYYHVGAADLVEESVWVDIKVSRMGSLKVTWTRPKASYEPRKAFSLTITGDPGAKVGLVAVDKGVYVLNSKHRLTQTKIWDTIEKHATGCTAGGGADILGVFYNAGLVFETNTAKGTGIRTDPSCPVSSRR; this is encoded by the coding sequence ATGAAGGCTCTCCCCTACAAAACTTCCACTGGGAACTTTCTCCATGTTGGGGTTTGTTCTAATGAGTTGAAGATTGGAGACCCCAATCTGATCAATCTGAACCTGGGATCCACCCCCATACAAATCCATGACATTACATACATGTTCCCGAGTAGAGGTCAGCTGGTGAAAGTGGGCCGATTTAAAAGACAGGGCAACgcgctggtgacactgtcagtggcTGTCTCCAAGGAGATGCTTCCGTCGTTCCGCATCGTAGCGTACTACCATGTGGGAGCAGCTGACCTGGTGGAAGAGTCTGTCTGGGTTGACATCAAGGTCTCCCGCATGGGATCACTGAAAGTGACATGGACCAGGCCCAAGGCATCCTATGAGCCTCGTAAGGCTTTCAGTCTAACCATCACTGGAGACCCGGGAGCGAAAGTAGGGCTGGTGGCTGTAGACAAGGGAGTCTACGTTCTCAACAGCAAACACCGTCTCACACAGACCAAGATCTGGGACACCATAGAGAAGCATGCTACAGGCTGTACAGCTGGAGGGGGAGCAGACATTCTGGGGGTGTTCTACAATGCTGGTCTGGTATTTGAGACCAACACTGCTAAAGGGACTGGGATCAGAACAGACCCCAGCTGTCCTGTTAGTTCTAGGCGGTGA